In Achromobacter xylosoxidans A8, a single window of DNA contains:
- a CDS encoding NAD(P)-dependent oxidoreductase codes for MEHTESPRIAFLGLGVMGSAMLRNLAAQGYEVSGYDVVPAAMERLADTGFRRAATPLDAARGCDVAITMLPTSAHVRDALFGADGAAAGLNPGALVIEMSTGDAVETDRIAADLAGLGLRCIDAPVGRTPREAAQGKALIMAGGAQADFDQAAPIFAAMADEIVHVGPFGSGIRLKLVNNYMSMVGMVLTGEALMFAAKLGLDRATVVKVLSNTTAGRGQLLTNFPGKVLAGDISPDFPMRMGYKDINLAMNLAASVGAPLGLGGYAREMFALAKSWGRQEQDCTAMLLLLEDVAHLERDAARSGHE; via the coding sequence ATGGAACACACCGAATCACCCCGCATCGCATTCCTGGGCCTGGGCGTCATGGGGAGCGCGATGCTGCGCAACCTGGCCGCGCAGGGGTATGAAGTATCAGGCTACGACGTCGTGCCCGCGGCCATGGAGCGCTTGGCCGACACGGGTTTCCGGCGCGCCGCCACGCCGCTGGACGCCGCCCGCGGCTGCGACGTGGCGATCACCATGCTGCCCACTTCCGCGCATGTCCGCGATGCCCTCTTCGGCGCCGACGGCGCGGCCGCGGGCTTGAATCCGGGCGCCCTGGTCATCGAAATGAGCACGGGCGACGCGGTCGAGACAGACCGCATCGCCGCCGACCTCGCGGGCCTGGGCCTGCGCTGCATCGACGCCCCCGTGGGGCGCACGCCGCGCGAGGCGGCGCAGGGCAAGGCGCTGATCATGGCTGGCGGCGCGCAGGCCGACTTCGACCAGGCCGCGCCCATCTTCGCCGCCATGGCCGACGAGATCGTGCATGTCGGTCCTTTCGGTTCGGGCATCCGGCTCAAGCTGGTCAACAACTACATGTCCATGGTCGGCATGGTGCTGACGGGCGAAGCGCTGATGTTCGCCGCCAAGCTCGGGCTGGACCGCGCCACCGTCGTCAAGGTGTTGTCCAACACCACTGCCGGACGCGGACAGCTCCTGACCAATTTCCCCGGCAAGGTGCTGGCGGGCGACATCAGTCCCGACTTCCCCATGCGCATGGGCTACAAGGACATCAACCTGGCCATGAACCTGGCCGCCTCGGTGGGCGCGCCGCTGGGCCTGGGCGGCTACGCCCGCGAGATGTTCGCGCTGGCCAAATCCTGGGGCCGGCAGGAGCAGGACTGCACCGCCATGTTGCTGCTGCTGGAAGACGTGGCCCATCTGGAGCGCGACGCCGCGAGGTCCGGCCATGAGTGA
- a CDS encoding ABC transporter permease: MSEHIATLPARRPRASRRRITVGVAAVAVAFAAWWIVSALGLVNGARFPTPLTTWQAAVQLSRDSGYAGGTLFQHIGHSLRLVFLGFLVAIGTGVPLGLLMGFSKRIDALVGPVFSLLRPIPPLAWIPLAILWLGLGDPAKIFLIWVSSFTPAVINTYAGVRNIDPTLIEAARVHGAGNPLRMLRDVLIPGSMPMIFTGLRLSLQTAWMTLVAAELIGAFIGLGKVLDTAALDIRPGMILYAMVWVGLLGAVMTRGLEWIEKRALPWLR, translated from the coding sequence ATGAGTGAACACATCGCCACCCTGCCCGCGCGGCGGCCGCGCGCCTCGCGCCGCAGAATTACCGTGGGCGTGGCCGCCGTCGCCGTGGCCTTCGCCGCCTGGTGGATCGTGTCGGCGCTGGGTCTGGTCAACGGCGCGCGCTTTCCCACGCCGCTGACGACCTGGCAGGCCGCCGTGCAGCTGTCGCGCGACTCCGGCTACGCCGGCGGCACGCTGTTCCAGCACATCGGCCACAGCCTGCGGCTGGTGTTCCTGGGCTTTCTGGTCGCCATCGGCACCGGCGTGCCGCTGGGCCTGCTGATGGGATTCAGCAAACGCATCGACGCGCTGGTCGGGCCGGTGTTCTCGCTGCTGCGCCCGATTCCGCCGCTGGCCTGGATTCCGCTGGCCATCCTTTGGCTGGGGCTGGGCGACCCGGCGAAGATCTTCCTGATCTGGGTGTCCTCGTTCACGCCGGCCGTGATCAACACCTATGCCGGCGTGCGCAACATCGATCCCACGCTGATCGAAGCCGCGCGCGTGCATGGCGCGGGCAATCCGCTGCGCATGCTGCGCGACGTGCTGATCCCCGGTTCCATGCCCATGATCTTCACCGGCCTGCGCCTGTCGCTGCAGACCGCGTGGATGACCCTGGTGGCAGCGGAACTCATCGGCGCCTTCATCGGACTGGGCAAGGTGCTGGACACCGCGGCGCTGGACATCCGGCCCGGCATGATCCTCTACGCCATGGTCTGGGTGGGCCTGCTGGGCGCGGTGATGACCCGGGGACTGGAATGGATCGAAAAGAGGGCATTGCCATGGCTACGCTGA